The following proteins come from a genomic window of Malus sylvestris chromosome 4, drMalSylv7.2, whole genome shotgun sequence:
- the LOC126619560 gene encoding zinc finger CCCH domain-containing protein 11-like: MPPKQQSKADLAKKQKIVEDKTFGLKNKNKSKNVQKYVQTLKQSVQPKPDPSKTAAKKKKEEEKAKDKELNDLFKVAISQPKVPVGVDPKSILCEFYKAGQCAKGFKCKFSHDLNVQRKGEKIDIYSDKRDNEETMEDWDQETLEKMVESKKNEYQQNKPTDIICKYFLEAVEKKQYGWFWVCPNGGKNCHYRHALPPGYVLKSQMKALLDEESEKIPIEEEIENQRVKLTTSTPMTPELFMQWKKKKIAERDASLAAKMAERAKNDRMSGRELFLSDSSLFVDDAEADEKYHKEEEPAVAEKKANENSNGDGPSNSATAGGDAEVTNVDDDDELDIDELNELEASLSNVAIQDPGTHA; the protein is encoded by the exons ATGCCGCCGAAGCAGCAATCGAAGGCCGATTTGGCGAAGAAGCAGAAGATCGTAGAGGACAAGACCTTCGGGctcaagaacaagaacaagagcaAGAATGTCCAGAAGTATGTTCAGACCCTCAAGCAATCTGTCCAGCCAAAACCCGATCCTTCCAAGACCGCCGCTAAG aagaagaaggaggaagagaaggccAAGGACAAGGAACTGAATGACTTATTTAAGGTTGCTATTAGTCAACCGAAAGTACCAGTTG GTGTTGATCCCAAGTCTATACTATGTGAGTTCTATAAAGCGGGGCAGTGTGCAAAGGGTTTCAAGTGCAAGTTCTCACATGATTTGAATGTTCAGAGGAAAGGAGAAAAGATTGACATTTACAGTGATAAGCGTGATAATG AAGAAACAATGGAGGATTGGGATCAAGAAACCTTGGAGAAGATGGTGGAGTCAAAGAAAAATGAGTACCAGCAGAACAAACCAACTGACATT ATCTGTAAATACTTCTTAGAAGCAGTGGAGAAGAAACAATATGGTTGGTTTTGGGTCTGTCCCAATGGCGGCAAAAATTGCCACTACAGGCATGCTCTTCCTCCAGGATATGTTTTGAAGTCACAGATGAAGGCTCTGCTGGACGAGGAGAGTGAAAAAATACCCATTGAGGAGGAGATTGAAAATCAG CGTGTTAAATTGACAACTTCGACACCTATGACTCCTGAGCTATTTATgcaatggaagaagaaaaagattgcAGAAAGAGATGCCAGCTTAGCTGCAAAAATGGCAGAGCGAGCTAAGAATGACCGTATGAG TGGCCGTGAACTATTTTTGTCAGATTCTAGCTTATTTGTGGATGATGCTGAGGCAGATGAGAAGTACCACAAGGAGGAAGAACCTGCAGTTGCTGAAAAGAAG GCCAATGAGAACTCTAATGGAGATGGACCGAGCAACTCAGCAACAGCTGGTGGTGATGCTGAAGTTACCAAtgttgatgatgacgatgaacTGGACATAGATGAGTTAAACGAGTTGGAAGCAAGCTTATCGAATGTAGCAATTCAAGATCCAGGCACTCATGCTTAG